GAGGCGCATCCGGTTGCAGCGATCGCAAAAACATTCTGACATCTGGCTGATAAAGCCGAGGGTTCCTTTTGCGCCGGGAATTTGAAACACATCCGCCGGGCCGTTTCCCTTAACCTGTCCCTCGCTGAGGCCCCAACGCTGGCGAATGCTTTGGCGCAACTCTTCGGAGGGTATCCACGCCCGTTCGCTGTAGAGTTGGGCGTTACCAATGGGCATAAATTCAATAAACCGGACGTGCCATTCGCGGTCTAGGGTGAGGGCGGCCAGATCTAAGACTTCTGTATCGTTTACCCCAGGAATGACAACCACGTTCAATTTTAAGGGGTTGAACCCCACCTGATATGCAGCTTGTATGCCCTCCCAGGTTTGCTGCCAGCGGCTTCTACCGCGATTTCCGATAATTTTGTCAAAAGTTTCTGAGTTCAGGGAATCTAGGCTAATATTGATGCGCCTTAAGCCTGCCTCGTATAAATCTTGGGCCATTCCCGCTAGGAGAAACGCGTTGGTGGTCATGGCTAGGTCTTGCGTTTGCGGGAGGGCGGCAATTTGGCGGACAATTTCAATGACATTGGGCCGCAACAGGGGTTCGCCTCCGGTGAGACGAAAGCGGGTAAACCCTAAAGGCACAAAAACGGCTTCCAATAGGGTCAGCAGTTCGGTTTGGGTCAGCAACTCTTGCTGTAAAACATAGTCTAGTTCTGTGCCTTCTGGCATACAGTATTGACAGCGAAAGTTACAGCGGTCAATCAGACTAATGCGAAGATAATCAACTTTGTTAGGCATACCTCTATTGTGGGCAGTTGCAGCCGAATGTACCAATCGCCAATTGATTTATGGTAATCAATTTTGCTGGGGCGATCGCGTTGGCGCTGCCACAAGAGGAAAATTTAGACTTCTGCTAACCAGGCTTCGAGGGTGGCGTGGGTATCGACATCCAGCGATCGCAAGGAGAGGGTTTTCCCTAATGCAGTCGCCCGTTCTAAACCCGCCATGAGGCTAGAAATCCCTTCGGCGGGGACGCTTTCCACCCACAGCATATCGACCACAACGGTCTCGGTTGTCCATTCTAAGGCGCTTTCTAAGGCTTCTTGAAAGGTTTCGCAACTCACCCCACTCAGACAGCCATTCGGACGCAGAACGATGGTTGAAGGGCGTTCGTCCCTTTCGTTAGGGGGAATAAAGGAATCTAATAGATGATTGACTAAGTACATTTTGGCGATCGCAACTCAACTTTTGGGATCGATCTTTCGTCCTTTGTGCCGGCTAAGACTCAGGACGATTTTAGACTACTACACTAACCATCTGACGCTAAAATCGGTCTGGACGCTTGAGAAAATGTCACATTGCTCTTGTGTTTTTAGTCACACCAAGAAAAAGCCTAGTTTGTCAAGGGATCTCTCACCCCCTAGCGCGGATAGACTCGATCGGTTTTTGCTGATAGTGCGGCGATCGCGATCGCGATCGTTCTCAGCGAAAGCGAAAACCCTTCTGCCTTGTGTCAAACAAATATGTTACATTAACCCGAATAACCATTGCTGAGTCTAAACGAATTGTTTGTGATTGCTTGAGGTTTTTCTCGACTCATTCTTAGCGGAGTGACGACTTCGCTGCTTCCGACCTATCCGTTACCCGTTACTATCTTCCAATGACTAGTCAAACTGCCCAAGACCCCCAAGTTCAATCTTTGGGGTCGCTGAACCGTCAGATGATCGTAATTCTGGACTTTGGTTCGCAATACTCCGAACTGATTGCGCGTCGCATCCGCGAAACTCAAGTTTACTCCGAAGTCCTCTCGTATCGCACCAGCGTTGAACAACTGAAACAATTAAATCCCAAAGGCATTATTTTATCCGGCGGGCCTAACTCAGTCTACGACCAAAACGCCCCCCATTGCGACCCGGAAATCTGGCAACTGGGTATCCCGGTTTTAGGGGTCTGTTATGGGATGCAGTTAATGGTACAACAACTGGGCGGTCAAGTGGTGCGGGCCGAACGGGCGGAATATGGCAAAGCTTCTATTCTAATTGATGACCCGACAGACTTATTGACCAACGTGGAAGATGGTTCGACCATGTGGATGAGTCATGGGGATGCCTGTGAGAGTTTACCAGAAGGGTTTGAAATTCTCGCCCATACCGAGAATACCCCTTGCGCGGCGATCGCCGATCACGAACGCAAACTCTACGGCGTTCAGTTTCACCCAGAAGTGGTTCATTCCGTGGGGGGACTGGCGTTAATTCGCAACTTTGTCTATCACATTTGTCGCTGCGAACCCACTTGGACAACCGAAGCCTTCGTAGAAGAGTCCATTCGCGAAATTCGGGCGAAAGTTGGCGACAAACGGGTTTTACTGGCTTTATCGGGTGGGGTCGATTCTTCTACCCTTGCCTTTTTACTGCATAAAGCGATTGGCGATCAACTGACTTGCATGTTTATCGACCAAGGGTTTATGCGGAAGGACGAACCGGAAACCCTCGTTGAGATTTTCCGCGACCAATTTCACATCCCGGTGGTTCATGTTAAAGCGCGCGATCGCTTTTTAGCAATCATTGACGGAATTACCGATCCCGAAGAGAAACGCAAGCGTATTGGTCATGAGTTTATCCGCGTTTTTGAAGAAGAATCCAAACGCCTCGGCCCCTTTGATTATCTCGCCCAAGGAACCCTATATCCTGACGTGATTGAATCCGCCGATACGAACGTCGATCCCCAAACTGGGGAACGCGTCGCGGTGAAAATTAAAAGTCACCACAACGTTGGCGGACTTCCCAAAGATTTGCGGTTTAAATTAGTCGAACCCCTCCGCAAATTATTTAAAGATGAGGTTCGCAAACTCGGTCGTTCTATTGGTTTACCCGAAGAAATTGTCCAGCGTCACCCCTTCCCCGGCCCCGGTTTAGCGATTCGGATTTTGGGAGAAGTCACTGACGAACGCTTAGACATTCTGCGGGAAGCCGATTTTATTGTCCGCCAAGAAATCAAAGAACGCGGTATTTATCACGATTTTTGGCAAGCCTTTGCGGTTCTGTTACCCATTCGCAGCGTCGGCGTCATGGGGGATCAACGCACTTATGCTTATCCTATTGTCTTGCGTTTGGTGTCGAGTGAAGATGGCATGACCGCAGACTGGTCAAGGGTTTCCTATGATTTATTAGAAGCCATTTCTAACCGAATTGTGAATGAAGTTCGGGGCGTGAATCGGGTGGTTTATGATGTCACCTCGAAGCCGCCTGGAACCATTGAATGGGAATGAGTCATTGGCTTGAGAAGTTCTAAACTCGATTGGGGTAAATGTCTTGTCGAAGACTTTCTGACCGATACCCCAATCGTTTTCTTAATCCAGATTGTGCTTTGTTGAAGTTTCTTTAACGTTTTCTTGATGTTGGTGTGGAAAACGATAGAAAAACTGTGGAAAAGTCACCATTGCTTGTGGAAAACTGGATTCAAATTCTGAGTTTTTCTAGCAATGACGGTTGAATTCTCCTAACCAATCTAAAATCCGGTTCCAAGCCCACCAGCGATCGCCATCTCCCGATCGGTTCTGGCCCGCTAAACTACTGAAATGGCCCACATGACCGCCGTAGGGTGTGGAAATTAAGTCAATCTGGCGATTCTGGGCGCAAACTTGCTGCAATTCAGGAACGAGGCTAGGGTCAAACATTGGGTCATCTTCAGCATAGACAATTAGGGTTGGTTTGCTGAGGTGGGGGAGAATATTTAGGGCGCTACTGGCGTCGTAATACGCCTCTACGGTGGGGAAACCTAGGCGTTCGATGACTAACTCATGGTCGAATCCCCAGATGCTGTTGGCGCGTTCAATCGCCTCTAAGGAGATGCTATCGGGATGGTAGTGATGGATGTCTTGGGCGAGGAGTTTCAGGTTTTTGGCGATCGCCTTTTCTAAATATCGCCCCAAAGGATGCTTCACTAAATAAGATAGGGAACGGGTAGAATCCAAACTCGGACAAATCACCGCACCTCCCCCCACATCCGCATCGGTGAGTCCAAGTTCTAACGCTTTCTCGGATAGGGTTTGCCCCGCTTTAACACCCCATAGCGCCAGTTGTCCCCCCAGAGAATAGCCCGTAAACCAGAATTTTGACGGACATCCCATCGCCTTCGCTTGGGCTGCAATCAAGACAAAATCTTCCCCCTCATATAAACCATCGGAGGTGAGGGTAGGGGAGAGTTGCGCCGTTTTTCCATGCGCCCGCCAGTCAAATAAAACAACAGCATACCCCAAGGCAAAGGCTTTACGACCGAGGAGGCGCAAATACCACTGATTTTCTAAGGTACCCGTAATGCCATAGGTTCCCACAATCGTAGCGCGGGGATTGTCGGGAATCGCCACCCAGCCGTAAAGGGGGACATCCCCTGCCCCTTGAAAGATTTTCTCTTGATAGGGCGGTTCTGGGTGGGGTGTCGTTTTCTCCCAGTCTCGGCTAGCCCATAAAGCTGTATATAAGGTTAGCGCCAACCCATTTCGTAAATACCAAGGTGGCGTGTAAGTCGTTTGATTCATTAATAGTCACCCTCCTTTATATAACTTTACAGGGCAGGAAGGGGAATGGGCGTCAACGTCTAGGAATTCTGCACGTTATTTTTGAAACTTCTCTAGGCTTGCCATAACACGAAAAAAAGCCTAACGGGTAAGGTTAGGCGATGTATCTGCCAAATTTTAGATAATTTCTACATCCCAATCGGTGATTGCCATTTGCCACGCGGGAAGAGTTTGCGGAGTTCCCGTGCAGTTTTTTGGTAAATGGGCATGGGTTCTGAGATGATTTTAGCAAAGCCTGTTTCGCCCGGTTTTAAACCGCGATCGCGATTTTCAACGTTAA
This genomic interval from Desertifilum tharense IPPAS B-1220 contains the following:
- the moaA gene encoding GTP 3',8-cyclase MoaA; the encoded protein is MPNKVDYLRISLIDRCNFRCQYCMPEGTELDYVLQQELLTQTELLTLLEAVFVPLGFTRFRLTGGEPLLRPNVIEIVRQIAALPQTQDLAMTTNAFLLAGMAQDLYEAGLRRINISLDSLNSETFDKIIGNRGRSRWQQTWEGIQAAYQVGFNPLKLNVVVIPGVNDTEVLDLAALTLDREWHVRFIEFMPIGNAQLYSERAWIPSEELRQSIRQRWGLSEGQVKGNGPADVFQIPGAKGTLGFISQMSECFCDRCNRMRLSADGWLRPCLLNETGQIDLKTLLRQDTPLDTIRDKVQFLLEMKPEINYKQRDSGTQTGVYSRTMSQIGG
- the guaA gene encoding glutamine-hydrolyzing GMP synthase produces the protein MTSQTAQDPQVQSLGSLNRQMIVILDFGSQYSELIARRIRETQVYSEVLSYRTSVEQLKQLNPKGIILSGGPNSVYDQNAPHCDPEIWQLGIPVLGVCYGMQLMVQQLGGQVVRAERAEYGKASILIDDPTDLLTNVEDGSTMWMSHGDACESLPEGFEILAHTENTPCAAIADHERKLYGVQFHPEVVHSVGGLALIRNFVYHICRCEPTWTTEAFVEESIREIRAKVGDKRVLLALSGGVDSSTLAFLLHKAIGDQLTCMFIDQGFMRKDEPETLVEIFRDQFHIPVVHVKARDRFLAIIDGITDPEEKRKRIGHEFIRVFEEESKRLGPFDYLAQGTLYPDVIESADTNVDPQTGERVAVKIKSHHNVGGLPKDLRFKLVEPLRKLFKDEVRKLGRSIGLPEEIVQRHPFPGPGLAIRILGEVTDERLDILREADFIVRQEIKERGIYHDFWQAFAVLLPIRSVGVMGDQRTYAYPIVLRLVSSEDGMTADWSRVSYDLLEAISNRIVNEVRGVNRVVYDVTSKPPGTIEWE
- a CDS encoding YheT family hydrolase; this translates as MNQTTYTPPWYLRNGLALTLYTALWASRDWEKTTPHPEPPYQEKIFQGAGDVPLYGWVAIPDNPRATIVGTYGITGTLENQWYLRLLGRKAFALGYAVVLFDWRAHGKTAQLSPTLTSDGLYEGEDFVLIAAQAKAMGCPSKFWFTGYSLGGQLALWGVKAGQTLSEKALELGLTDADVGGGAVICPSLDSTRSLSYLVKHPLGRYLEKAIAKNLKLLAQDIHHYHPDSISLEAIERANSIWGFDHELVIERLGFPTVEAYYDASSALNILPHLSKPTLIVYAEDDPMFDPSLVPELQQVCAQNRQIDLISTPYGGHVGHFSSLAGQNRSGDGDRWWAWNRILDWLGEFNRHC